The following coding sequences lie in one Rutidosis leptorrhynchoides isolate AG116_Rl617_1_P2 chromosome 6, CSIRO_AGI_Rlap_v1, whole genome shotgun sequence genomic window:
- the LOC139854338 gene encoding uncharacterized protein: MIWIKWDDTLLPYKEGGLNIGSLRAKNLAILGKWIWAKTEPNSLWVKVLKSIHGSNGLLLRSGLNGPQGKSGVWINILRAGLDIEKAGVDFSNSFKKVIGDGSETYFWDDAWLCDIPWTAIPP, encoded by the coding sequence ATGATTTGGATCAAATGGGACGACACCCTTCTACCTTACAAAGAAGGGGGTCTAAACATTGGATCTCTTCGGGCCAAAAATCTTGCTATTTTGGGGAAGTGGATTTGGGCTAAAACCGAGCCAAATTCACTTTGGGTTAAAGTCTTAAAAAGCATTCATGGTTCTAATGGGCTTCTTTTACGTTCGGGCCTTAACGGGCCTCAAGGGAAAAGTGGCGTATGGATCAATATTTTGCGTGCAGGGTTAGATATCGAGAAAGCAGGAGTAGACTTCAGCAACTCCTTTAAAAAGGTAATTGGCGACGGTTCTGAGACTTATTTCTGGGATGATGCTTGGTTATGTGATATCCCGTGGACGGCTATACCACCTTGA